The sequence TTTCGTCGGGAAGGGCGGCAGCGGCAAGACCACGCTGTCCTCGCTCTTCATCCGCCACCTCGCCGCCAACGAAGCCCATGTCATCGCCGTGGACGCCGACATCAACCAGCACCTGGGGGCAGCCCTCGGACTGGACGACGCGGAGGCCGCCGCGCTGCCCGCCATGGGCGCCCACCTCCCCCTCATCAAGGACTACCTGCGGGGCGCCAACCCCCGTATCGCTTCCGCCGAGACGATGATCAAGACGACTCCGCCCGGCGAGGGCTCCCGGCTGCTGCGGGTCAGGGAGGACAACCCGATCTTCGATGCCTGCGCGCGTACGGTGCGGCTCGACGACGGAGACATCCGGCTGATGGCGACGGGCCCCTTCACGGAGTCCGACCTGGGAGTCGCCTGTTACCACTCCAAGGTCGGGGCCGTGGAGCTCTGCCTCAACCACCTGGTGGACGGTCCGGACGAATACGTCGTGGTCGACATGACGGCGGGCTCGGACTCGTTCGCCTCCGGCATGTTCACCCGCTTCGACATGACGTTCCTGGTCGCGGAGCCGACCCGCAAGGGGGTGTCGGTGTACCGCCAGTACAAGGAGTACGCACGCGACTTCGGCGTCGCCCTGAAGGTCGTCGGAAACAAGGTCCAGGGTCCCGACGACCTGGAGTTCCTGCGGGCGGAGGTCGGCGACGACCTGCTGATCGGGGTCGGCCACTCCGACTGGGTGCGGTCGATGGAGAAGGGACGGCCGTCCAGGTTCGAGCTGCTGGAGGCCGACAACCGGATGGCCCTGCAGACGCTGCAGGACACCGCCGAGGACTCGTACGGGCTGCGCGACTGGGAGCGTTACACACGCCAGATGGTCCACTTCCACCTGAAGAACGCCGAGAGCTGGGGCAACGAGAAGACCGGCGCCGACCTGGCGTCCCAGGTCGACCCGGCCTTCGTACTCGATGAGCGGCACGCCGGGGCAGGCATCGCCGCACCTGCCTGACGCGCTACGCCCCGGGAGCTGGCGCGGAACTCCGGCCCCGGACGTCGTTCGCCGGTCACCCCGGGGTGACCGGCGAACGACACGGTGACGCGTTAGCGCAGTAGTGCAGTAGTGCAGTAGTGCGAGTGATGGTCGCGCGGTGCGGTCAGCCGGGTTCCTGCCGGTCGCCCGGGCGCGAGGCACACCAGCGACGAGGCGTCCGCAAGCGCCTCTGCATCCGAAAGCTCCTCTCTGCGCCCGCGGCTTCTCGGCGTCCACAGGCGTCGTCCGCAGGGTTCCCCGGCTTCTCGGCGTCCGCGGCTTCTCGGTCGGCGTCTAGGTCGGCGTCTAGGCCGGCTTCTCCGCGGACTCCTCGGCGGACTTCTCCACAGACTTCTCGGCGGACTTCTCGGCAGGCTTCTCCGCGGGCTGTGCGTCACCCGGCCGGTTGCCGAGGAAGGACGACCAGCCGGTCTTGGGAGCCTCGCCGACGCCGAGCTTCGTGAGCTTGGCCAGCGTCTTCGGGTCCTGCGCGTCCAGCCAGTCGACCAGCTGCCGGAAGGACACGCAGCGCACGTCTTCCTTGGTGCACACGGTCGCGATGGTCTCTTCGACCGCGCGCATGTAGGTGCCGCCGTTCCAGGACTCGAAGTGGTTGCCGATGATCAGGGGAGCCCGGTTGCCCTGGTACGAGCGGTCGAAGGCCTGGAGCAGCCCGTCCCGCATCTGGTTCCCCCAGTACTCGTGCTGAGAGGGGTCACCCTGGGTTCTCGTGCCGGACTGGTTGACCATGAAGTTGTAGTCCATCGAGAGGGTCTCGAAGGCGCGGCCGGGCATCGGGACGAGCTGGAGCGGAATGTCCCAGACCCCGCCCTTCTTCTGCGGCCAGACCTGGTTGCCGACGCCGCTGGAGTCGTACCGGAAGCCCATGGTCCGAGCGGCGGCGATCATGTTCTCCTGGCCTTCGAGGCACGGAGTACGGGCGCCGATCAGTTCCTTGTCGTAGTCGAAGGGAAGCGGCGCCTCACCCTTCAGCTCGGGGGTGTTGGTCTTCCAGCCCTTGACGAAGGCTTTCGCCTGGCTGATCTCGCTCTTCCACTCATCGACGGACCAGGTCCCGACGCCGCCGTCCTTGCCGCAGAAGTGACCGTTGAAGTGGGTGCCGATCTCGTTGCCGTCCTTCCAGGCGGCTCGGACCTCGGTGAGGGTGTCGCGGATGCCCTCGGTGTCGTTGAACCCGATGTCGGAACGGCCCGGCGCGTGCTGGGGCGGGTTGTAGAGGTCCTTCTTCTCCTCCGGCAGCAGGTACACGCCACTCAGGAAGTACGTCATCTTCGCGTTGTACTTCTTGGCCACACCGCGGAAGTGCGAGAAGAGCTTCTGGCTGTCCTCCCCGGCGCCGTCCCAGGAGAACACCACGAACTGCGGAGGCTTCTGGCCGGGGGCGAGGCGCTCGACGGCCGGCATGTTCGGCTGAATGCCGGTGAAGGCGGTGGACCCGTCCCCGATGAGCTTGACCGCGTTCTTCGGGGCGTTGGCCGGCGGGTTCTCCTTCGCGCCGTGGGCACCCTTCTCCGTGTCGGCTCCCGACCCCCCGGACGAGCCTGACCCGGCCCCGGAACAGCCCGCGAGAACGGCGATCAGGGCCGTGGACATGACGCCCAGGGCGATCCTCTTCGTGGCGGCCATCATCCGCCCACCCTCTTCCTTGCAGGTCAATTACGTAGAAAGCTGCCGGAGTAGGCCGAACACACCGAAGTGCGATGAAGCGCCTCGAAGCACCGGCAACGGCGCGGCAAAGTTCGCACGCGCTCCCGCTCAGGCAAGAGCGACATACCGAATGAAAAGCTTCTTATTCGCTGATACGAGTTATGAACTAGCCCGAACGCCCCCGGCCTGAACCGCACGAGCCCCGGGCCCGTGCCATCGGATGACCCCGTTCGCACGACCCGCTCCGCACCTCAGCCCCGCACACCCCGCGCGGCCGGAAATGCCCCACGTCACGCGTCGTTCGGCGACCCTGGAGCGCGGAGCGGGATCATGGCTCCATACACGAGAACACAGGTCTAAACCAATTCCCGGCAGGCCCTTGTCACCCGGCCTCGCGCCTGATGAGCTATGCCCCGGGACACAACGGACACCCTGGGACTGGGAGAAGTCGTGAGCAACGAGAGCCTGGCCAACCTGCTTCGGGAAGAGCGGAAGTTCGCTCCGCCTGCCGAGCTGGCCGCCAACGCCAACGTCACCGCAGAGGCGTACGAGCAGGCCGCGGCGGACCGGCTGGGCTTCTGGGCCGAGCAGGCCCGCCGCCTGACGTGGGCCACCGAGCCGACCGAGACCCTCGACTGGAGCAACCCGCCCTTCGCCAAGTGGTTCGCGGACGGCAAGCTGAACGTCGCGTACAACTGCGTGGACCGCCATGTCGAGGCCGGCAACGGCGACCGGGTCGCCATCCACTTCGAGGGCGAGCCGGGCGACAGCCGGGCCATCACCTACGCGGAGCTGAAGGACGAGGTTTCGCGGGCCGCCAACGCGCTCACCGAGCTGGGAGTCGGCAAGGGCGACCGGGTCGCCGTCTATCTGCCGATGATCCCCGAGGCCGCCGTGGCGATGCTGGCCTGCGCCCGCATCGGCGCCGCGCACTCCGTGGTCTTCGGCGGCTTCTCGGCCGATGCCATCGCAGCCCGCATCAAGGACGCGGACGCCAAGGTCGTCATCACGGCCGACGGCGGCTACCGCCGCGGCAAGCCCTCCGCGCTGAAGCCCGCCGTCGACGACGCCGTCTCCCGGTTCGACACCGTCGAGCACGTCCTCGTCGTCCGCCGCACCGGTCAGGACACCGCCTGGACCGAGGGCCGCGACGTCTGGTGGCACGAGATCACCGCGCGGCAGTCGGCCGAGCACACCCCCGAGGCCTTCGACGCGGAGCAGCCGCTCTTCATCCTCTACACCTCGGGCACCACGGGTAAGCCGAAGGGCATCCTGCACACCTCCGGCGGCTACCTCACCCAGGCCTCGTACACGCACCACGCGGTCTTCGACCTCAAGCCTTCGAGCGACGTCTACTGGTGCACCGCCGACATCGGCTGGGTGACCGGCCACTCCTACATCGTCTACGGACCGCTGGCCAACGGCGCGACCCAGGTCATGTACGAGGGCACCCCGGACACCCCGCACCAGGGCCGGTTCTGGGAGATCGTGCAGAAGTACGGCGTCACGATCCTCTACACCGCGCCGACCGCGATCCGTACGTTCATGAAGTGGGGCGACGACATCCCCGCGAAGTTCGACCTGTCCTCGCTCCGCGTGCTCGGTTCGGTCGGTGAGCCGATCAACCCCGAGGCGTGGATGTGGTACCGGAAGAACATCGGCGCCGACACGTGCCCCATCGTGGACACCTGGTGGCAGACCGAGACCGGCGCGATGATGATCTCGCCGCTGCCCGGTGTGACGGAGACGAAGCCGGGAAGCGCCCAGCGCGCACTGCCGGGCATCTCCGCCACCGTCGTGGACGACGAGGCCAACGAAGTACCGAACGGCGGGGGCGGCTACCTCGTCCTCACCGAGCCGTGGCCCTCCATGCTCCGCACCATCTGGGGCGACGACCAGCGGTTCATCGACACCTACTGGTCGCGGTTCGAGGGCAAGTACTTCGCGGGCGACGGCGCGAAGAAGGACGAGGACGGCGACGTCTGGCTGCTCGGCCGGGTCGACGACGTCATGCTCGTCTCCGGGCACAACATCTCGACCACCGAGGTCGAGTCGGCGCTCGTCTCCCACCCGTCGGTCGCCGAGGCCGCCGTGGTCGGAGCGGCCGACGAGACGACCGGCCAGGCCATCGTGGCGTTCGTGATCCTGCGCGGTACGGCGAGCGCGTCCGACGAGCTGGTCGCGGACCTGCGCAACCATGTCGGGGCGACGCTCGGCCCGATCGCCAAGCCCAAGCGGGTGCTGCCGGTCGCCGAGCTGCCGAAGACCCGGTCCGGCAAGATCATGCGCCGGCTGCTGCGTGATGTCGCCGAGAACCGCGAGCTGGGCGACGTCACCACGCTCACGGATTCAGATAGCGTGCGTCGCATCGCTGACAGTTTGAAGCCCACTGAGTCGCCCGAGTAAGCAGAACCTAAACGGTCCGCTCGTCCAGTTTCCGGCGGTCGACACGCGAACAGACACGACAGAAGCCCCCGCTCACACGCGGGGGCTTCTGTGTTTCCGCAGGTCAGAGGCGCATCAGGCTTATACCGACCGCTTGCCCGGAAAACAAACCGGAATTCCGGATTCCGATCATGGTCGAACCTGTGTTCCTATACCTGTGTACCGAAACCTGCACCGCGCTCTTGGGGGGCCTCATGCCCGAACACCGCCGAAGGAAGTCCGGCCGAACTGGGACGGTCGCGGGAGCCGCGACGATGGCCGCAGCGATGTCCTGGATGGCCGTAGTGGGCATCCGCGGGCCGCAGCACGACCACGTACAAGCGCCCAGCGTCCGCGCCGAAGATGACGAATCCCCTGCCGAGCTTCGGAGGGATGTCGACGTCTCGGACGGCTACGCACAGCGCGCCCCTGCTACGGACAAGCCGGACACCAGGAGAACGGCCGAGCAGCCAGCCCAGCCGCCGACTCTGCGCCCTCTGGTGGCTCAGGACGTCATGTCAGCGACTGAGATCCCGGTCCCGGCAGAGCAGCCCAGTCAGGCCGCCGCAGAAGCAGTCAGCCCGGTCTCCGGAGCCTCGGCAGCGCCCACGACTGAAACCAGGAAGGCCCCGACCGAGAAGACCCCGAGGGCAGCGAAGAGAGCCTCCCCCGAGGCTCCGGGCACCAGCCCCGTGCCCAAGACTTTCATCGTCCAGAACGCCGAGGGCTTCGAGGTCTCCGCGCCGAAGGACGAGCCCGACGCATGGGACGCCTGGGGCGACTTCTGGGGCGCGTTCAACCCGTTCATGACCTCGCTCTCAGCGCTGCCGCCTAGGTTGCAGGAGTGGAAGGAGGACGTCATCGAGCAGTACGTGGACTCTACGCCTCCGGAGCGCGAGGGCATCGTCGAGCAGTTGGAGGAAGTCTTGCCCTTGCTGACTGATTCGATCGGCGACACCCCGCAGCCTGACCGGCACGAGCAGCTCAAGCCCACCGTGCTGCCACCTATCTCAACCTCCCTAACCGAGGAGAGCCCGAGCATCCCCGTCTGAGCGTCCAAGCCCCCGACAGGCCAGCCCTGAAGGGGGCTTGCGCCTTCCCCGAAGGGCTTACTCTGACGGAGAGAGGTGGTGTCGCATGTCCGATGAACTCGCAGACAACCTACGGAAATACCGCCGCGCGGCGGGACTCAGTCAGGAGCAGCTCGCGCACCGTGCTGGACTCTCGGTCGGACCGGTCCGAAGGATCGAGCAGGGCGGCGATGGGGTCAGGATGGAGACTCTTCACGCGCTCGCCCGAGCGCTCGGGGTGAGGACCTCGGACCTGATGGCCGCCGGGGCGCCGGAACCGGTCGCGCTCGACGACCCGAACGGTCAGAACCTGCGCGAGCTGCGCATCGCGCTTTCGCCGGCCGTCAGCCTGGCCGACACCGTCGCGCCCACTGGCGACGAGCCCGACCTTCGCAACCTGCAACGCATGACCCACGACAGCGCAGTCCTGTACTACGGAGACAGGTACGCGAGCGTTGCCGCCGACCTTCCGAACCTCATCAGGGCTGTCAACGACGCCGTAACCTACTACGGCTCGGGGGACGAACACTCTGAGGCCCTCGTGATCCGCTCTCAAGCTCTCCGACTGGCCAGTCAGTACCTGACGCAGATCAGGCAGTACGACCTTGCCTATGGGGCCGCCAGGGAGGCCATCGCAGACGCCAGGGCGGCGGGAAACCAACTCGCTGCCGCCTCCGGGGTCGGCGGGATGTGCTGGACGCTCATCCGTACCGAGCGCTTCGATGAGGCTGAAGACATCGCCATCACGACCATGGACCTGGTCGAGCCGAAGATCATGGGCGCCACTCCGGACCAGTACGCCACGTGGGGCGGCCTCGCGATGGAGGCGGCGGCTGCGGCCGTGCGAAACAACCGTCCGAAGGAGGCCAAGGCCCTCCGGAAGGCGGCCGGCACCGCGGCAAAGGCCATCGGGAAGACGCACAAGAACATCCTGTGCCACTGGTCGATGTTCGGTCCCGTGACGGCCAGCATGAAGGAGCTTGAGGACTACATGATCGGCGGCGACGCCCGGTCTGTGGTCCGGAAGTCCCGTGACGAGCCGTACCTCCAGGAAGCAACATGGAAGAAGCTAGGCGGCCCGAGCACCAACGACGGGAACCGCTACCACCTCGACCTCGCGCGAGCACAGGTTCGCTCGGGCGATCCGACAGCCGCCATGGAGGAACTCTCGCGTCTCGCCGGCCTCGCGCCGGAGTGGTTCCGCCACCAGTCGTCCGCCGCGATCACCTTCGAGGAGATCACCAAGAAGCGCCGGACGCTCACAACGGAGATGCGCGAGGTGGGCGCCCACCTGGGCGTTCTCGCATAACTACACGATGACGATGCACTTCTGACGGATCATCGCCGGAAGTGCATCGTTACGCGTCTGGCCCACTGCGGCTACCCCTCGTAGCTTCGTAGTCATGGCGAGCAACCAGCAAGCCGAGCCCCGTATCGAGATCGGCTCGGTTATGAGGGATACAGAGACCGGCCGAGTCGGCATCGTGAAGCGAGGGCCGGAAGGCCCGTACCGCTTGCACGCCCTGCACGGTGAGGACTACTGGGAGGTCGACCCCGACCTCCTGGCTGACCTCACCACGAGCGAGGAGCTTGGCACGCGGGTCGCCGTGCGCAACTACTGGTCCAGGAACAGGATGCCGTCATGAGCATCCGCGCGCTGGTCCGCCACATCAAGTGGACCATCCTCCCGGACCGCGAGCCGGATGCCGAGCCGGTGACCCATCAGTTTCAGTGCGTGGTGTGCTCCGAGGAATCAGATCGCTCGACCTCTTGGGGCGAGCCGCAGGAGTGGGCGCTCACGCACTCCGGACAGAACCCGAGCCACCACACCTACCGCGAGTTGATCGCCCGCCCGTGGCGGACCTTCATGACTGACGGCCCTGGGTCGAGTTCGTGAAGCGCACCATCGGTCGGTATGCCGGCGCTCTCTTCGCCTTCACCATCGGGGCCTCGGTCGGCTTCGTCCTCCTCGCGGCCTACTTGACCGCGAACCCCTGAGCCGGTCCGTCCCGCGCGGAGGCCAACCGCCCTGGCGCCCCCGTCCCGCGCGGGACGGACCAGTCCACGCCCATCCGGCCGTCCCTAAAAATCGGCGGTCGGCGGCCGGATGGGTCGTCACTAATGAACGAACCGAAGGGCCAACGATGAACCCCGAACTGCTCGCAGCGCTCCGCATCGACAGAGGCGACGAGGACGACGACAAGAGCGGCGACCCTCCGCCCGAGGGCTCGGGCGGGCGCGGATACCAGTACTGACTCGGAGCCCCGCTCTCGCCGGCACCGCCCCTTAGACCGGCCCGTCCTGTGCGCAGGCCCTTTGGCCAGCTCCCCCGTGCCCGCGCAGGGCGGGCCCACCAGGCCCCCGCTCCGGTCGTATCGAAACCCATGGACAGGTCGAGTGGCGACCGGGGCGGGTTGCTCCACCCTCGTAACGGCTACCGGCCGACCTCACCCGAGGTTGGCCCCGAGACGCACTTTGAGGAGCACTGTGACCACCGCTGTAGAACTGAGCACCGTCCGTCCCTGGGGTACCGCCCGACTCGCGCCATATCCGACCACCATCGCCCGCCCTCACGCGTCGGTCTCCATCGACCCTGACACACAGCTCGGCACCTTCCTGGACCACGCCGGCCACGTCGTCGAGATGGGCAAGCACGGCACCGGAACGGGCACCGAGACGACCACGTCGACGAGTTCGGACGGCCAGTCGGGTAACGACCAGGGGTCCGACCAGGGCAGCGACACGGACTGATGACCGCGACCGAGAAGAGGCCGGTACTCGTGGCCACCGAGGCGGACGACATCACCGCCGACATGGTGATCACGGAACTCAACCGGCTCGATGTGCCGGTGGTCAGATTCAACCCGGCTGACATCGGGGCAGACCTGACGGTCTCGGCTCGGTTTGGCACGTGCCCGACCCCTGTGGTCGGGCACGTGCGTACCCCGTCGAGAACCGCCGACCTCGCCGACGTTCGCGCGGTGTACTGGCGTCGCCCCATCTGGCCGACGTTCCCGAGCCTGGAGCCCGACGACGCCCAGTTCGCTGCGGCGCAGGTTCGGTACGGGCTCGGCGGCAGCCTGTACGCGATGGAGGGGCCTCTCTGGGTCAACCATCCCCTGCGCGTCGCGGCGGCCGACTACAAGCCCGCACAGCTCGCTACGGCCCAGCGGCTCGGCCTCACCGTGCCGCGCACGCTGGTGACCAACGACCCGGACGAGGCGCGAGAGTTCATCTCCGCACACGATCGGGTGATCTACAAAACGCTGCGGTGGACGCCCTATCAGCGCGACGGCATTGCCGTGACCGGGTGGGCCGACCCCGTCACGGCCTCGGAGATCGACGACAGCTTGCGGGTGGCACCTCACCTCTTCCAGGCCGTCGTCGACAAGGCGGCCGATCTGCGCATCTTGATCGTCGGTCGACAGGTCTTCGCCGTGCGGATCGAGTCCGGCCTCTTGGACTGGCGCAAGGACTACTCGGCCCTGTCATACAGCGTGGTAGACCTACCCGCAGTCGTGGAGAAGGCGCTCCTTGCCTACCTGGATCACTACGGGCTGGTTACTGGCAGCTTCGACTTCGCCGTGGATCATGCGGGCGGGCTGTGGTGGCTGGAGCTGAACCCGAACGGTCAGTGGGGCTGGCTTGAGCCGCACACCGGAT is a genomic window of Streptomyces sp. YPW6 containing:
- a CDS encoding helix-turn-helix domain-containing protein; this encodes MSDELADNLRKYRRAAGLSQEQLAHRAGLSVGPVRRIEQGGDGVRMETLHALARALGVRTSDLMAAGAPEPVALDDPNGQNLRELRIALSPAVSLADTVAPTGDEPDLRNLQRMTHDSAVLYYGDRYASVAADLPNLIRAVNDAVTYYGSGDEHSEALVIRSQALRLASQYLTQIRQYDLAYGAAREAIADARAAGNQLAAASGVGGMCWTLIRTERFDEAEDIAITTMDLVEPKIMGATPDQYATWGGLAMEAAAAAVRNNRPKEAKALRKAAGTAAKAIGKTHKNILCHWSMFGPVTASMKELEDYMIGGDARSVVRKSRDEPYLQEATWKKLGGPSTNDGNRYHLDLARAQVRSGDPTAAMEELSRLAGLAPEWFRHQSSAAITFEEITKKRRTLTTEMREVGAHLGVLA
- the acs gene encoding acetate--CoA ligase, translating into MPRDTTDTLGLGEVVSNESLANLLREERKFAPPAELAANANVTAEAYEQAAADRLGFWAEQARRLTWATEPTETLDWSNPPFAKWFADGKLNVAYNCVDRHVEAGNGDRVAIHFEGEPGDSRAITYAELKDEVSRAANALTELGVGKGDRVAVYLPMIPEAAVAMLACARIGAAHSVVFGGFSADAIAARIKDADAKVVITADGGYRRGKPSALKPAVDDAVSRFDTVEHVLVVRRTGQDTAWTEGRDVWWHEITARQSAEHTPEAFDAEQPLFILYTSGTTGKPKGILHTSGGYLTQASYTHHAVFDLKPSSDVYWCTADIGWVTGHSYIVYGPLANGATQVMYEGTPDTPHQGRFWEIVQKYGVTILYTAPTAIRTFMKWGDDIPAKFDLSSLRVLGSVGEPINPEAWMWYRKNIGADTCPIVDTWWQTETGAMMISPLPGVTETKPGSAQRALPGISATVVDDEANEVPNGGGGYLVLTEPWPSMLRTIWGDDQRFIDTYWSRFEGKYFAGDGAKKDEDGDVWLLGRVDDVMLVSGHNISTTEVESALVSHPSVAEAAVVGAADETTGQAIVAFVILRGTASASDELVADLRNHVGATLGPIAKPKRVLPVAELPKTRSGKIMRRLLRDVAENRELGDVTTLTDSDSVRRIADSLKPTESPE
- the tgmB gene encoding ATP-grasp ribosomal peptide maturase, whose amino-acid sequence is MTATEKRPVLVATEADDITADMVITELNRLDVPVVRFNPADIGADLTVSARFGTCPTPVVGHVRTPSRTADLADVRAVYWRRPIWPTFPSLEPDDAQFAAAQVRYGLGGSLYAMEGPLWVNHPLRVAAADYKPAQLATAQRLGLTVPRTLVTNDPDEAREFISAHDRVIYKTLRWTPYQRDGIAVTGWADPVTASEIDDSLRVAPHLFQAVVDKAADLRILIVGRQVFAVRIESGLLDWRKDYSALSYSVVDLPAVVEKALLAYLDHYGLVTGSFDFAVDHAGGLWWLELNPNGQWGWLEPHTGLQMSAAFAALLAGVTT
- a CDS encoding ATP-binding protein, which translates into the protein MKIAFVGKGGSGKTTLSSLFIRHLAANEAHVIAVDADINQHLGAALGLDDAEAAALPAMGAHLPLIKDYLRGANPRIASAETMIKTTPPGEGSRLLRVREDNPIFDACARTVRLDDGDIRLMATGPFTESDLGVACYHSKVGAVELCLNHLVDGPDEYVVVDMTAGSDSFASGMFTRFDMTFLVAEPTRKGVSVYRQYKEYARDFGVALKVVGNKVQGPDDLEFLRAEVGDDLLIGVGHSDWVRSMEKGRPSRFELLEADNRMALQTLQDTAEDSYGLRDWERYTRQMVHFHLKNAESWGNEKTGADLASQVDPAFVLDERHAGAGIAAPA
- the tgmA gene encoding putative ATP-grasp-modified RiPP — encoded protein: MTTAVELSTVRPWGTARLAPYPTTIARPHASVSIDPDTQLGTFLDHAGHVVEMGKHGTGTGTETTTSTSSDGQSGNDQGSDQGSDTD